The Candidatus Binatia bacterium genome has a window encoding:
- a CDS encoding hypothetical protein (possible pseudo, internal stop codon, frameshifted), which translates to MTGFKSLYDSGNLAVILGAHYANGNLSHDVSKAIWYKADPLLTGVSDGWMGRSLDDLCFGQNNPVPAVNVARSLHPIFFGRTATLSFTSVSDLRIPANPLQRPEQQAPLVQTFTTIYEQLANSANGFVQSWASAGYAVASRMDAYRTVSSAGASNLNALINGAPDHPIAAPTPQRYSLATSLRLVYALLRGAQPGDQPLGCRIFRVGIGGFDTHSDQGKHIPLSQKPLNQKVQENFPNELHGKLLHQVDKAITAFWRDLEEANLHRNTLIMTFTEFGRRIAENGNNDPDTGTDHGTASPVFVVGPTKSQSQVGSFVAGGVYGAYPELHLPDRNGNMVYTVDFRHVYGEVMTRWLGLSETSTNHILGSGGFTYQPLDFLG; encoded by the coding sequence ATGACCGGCTTCAAGAGCCTCTACGACAGCGGCAATCTCGCCGTGATTCTGGGGGCCCACTACGCAAACGGGAACCTCTCCCACGACGTCTCCAAGGCCATCTGGTACAAGGCAGATCCGTTGCTCACGGGCGTTTCGGACGGATGGATGGGCCGGTCGCTCGACGATTTGTGTTTCGGCCAGAACAATCCCGTGCCCGCAGTCAATGTCGCTCGCTCGTTGCACCCCATATTTTTCGGCCGCACCGCAACGTTGTCGTTCACCAGCGTCAGCGACTTGCGCATCCCAGCCAACCCTCTCCAGCGCCCCGAACAGCAAGCCCCGCTCGTGCAAACCTTCACGACAATTTACGAACAACTCGCCAACTCGGCGAACGGATTCGTGCAGTCCTGGGCCTCCGCGGGCTATGCGGTCGCATCGCGGATGGACGCGTACCGCACGGTGTCCAGTGCTGGCGCCAGCAATCTCAATGCGCTGATTAACGGCGCGCCGGACCACCCCATCGCCGCACCTACCCCGCAGCGCTACAGCTTGGCCACTTCGCTGCGTCTCGTGTACGCGCTTTTACGCGGCGCCCAACCGGGCGACCAGCCCCTGGGCTGCAGGATCTTCCGTGTCGGCATCGGTGGCTTCGACACCCACTCCGACCAAGGGAAGCATATTCCTCTCTCGCAAAAGCCGTTGAACCAAAAGGTCCAAGAGAACTTCCCCAACGAGCTGCACGGGAAACTCCTGCACCAAGTGGACAAGGCCATCACGGCGTTCTGGCGCGACTTGGAAGAAGCCAACTTGCACCGCAACACCCTGATCATGACCTTCACGGAGTTTGGCCGCCGCATCGCGGAAAATGGGAACAACGACCCCGATACCGGTACGGACCACGGCACCGCAAGCCCGGTTTTTGTGGTGGGGCCGACTAAGAGCCAGTCGCAAGTCGGCTCTTTTGTGGCCGGCGGAGTGTATGGCGCTTACCCGGAGCTTCACCTGCCGGACCGCAACGGTAACATGGTGTACACCGTGGATTTCCGTCACGTGTACGGAGAGGTCATGACGCGTTGGCTCGGGCTGTCGGAGACGAGTACGAACCATATCCTGGGCTCGGGCGGCTTCACCTACCAACCCCTGGATTTTCTCGGGTGA